In one window of Pseudoliparis swirei isolate HS2019 ecotype Mariana Trench chromosome 15, NWPU_hadal_v1, whole genome shotgun sequence DNA:
- the prrc2b gene encoding protein PRRC2B isoform X1 yields MSDRLGQITKSKDGKSKYSSLSLFDKYKGKSTENQKNTVVPRHGLQSLGKVAAARRMPPPAHLPSLKSENKGNDPNVIIVPKDGTGWANKHEQPDQKSSIASTPQLLELQPQLASQKSVSNLQKPSLVANQENTNTGGPKQWAQLNGKAVEKDGLRVLNRLQPFSHEEFPTLKAAGEQDRAGKERSGFDLSYGPGPSLRPQNVTSWREGGGRNLQPSSLTLGLPADPEGKLTALGENGTPPASSHPPSATGTTSSSVVTVQSPVLDPKEPSLRPAQPVRRTTIPTALQYQLNHTSNAVYHDMLPAFMCSRDTREAPGTDHAPATVAAPARFDNKPTFRQGYAKPELVNGDVRRENRFVRAPPRPSSQPIRRPGDRPHRPAIINADDLKDLDELDHDTEDGWAGLHEEVDYSEKLKFSDDEDDPSGGKKRMWTEWEKERERERQRDCISSLSSGEVPYPQEGPEESYSYQYHHPEQPRKTNSRYLSTDPLVQQKIQGEPLADQDDYQRQSQAPARVKFVSPELLEAVERARRRRDEEERRARQERLAACAEKLKKLDEKFGKTERQTSRTEECLIEGDGKEVPLSPDREQSKGHNENWQYSTKDGSECPQDHSPGHSYREEPAFSNYRASEDDVQEPISPSGDYGGHHPSKPIPPRFQKQPQQPQQPQHHQQQEQVYKMQHWQQSAHPAPSGSSHSQRGYYPPHVLGFDPRWMMMPPFMDPRMTQGRSPVDYYPSAVHSSAGMMKPMMHQDHLNSPGSDEGCHSNLHQERRAPSTEPYPMWNQDGYPLRSFTPPYQRPHESSDSGQPDDRSDMACTQQDTYEERTNECLTHPRDDIPHHAYQSRGPDREQQHHDQGLLTTAQNHSLIHAESDYPKQDCRDKNQKDGSETHDDTSDVSKDNWKRDGGQKQDGGLNVQSQWSEPTSGSSSNISQPSESSGRTVTRRTGPIKKPVLKALKVEDKENEKPKPEPEEKPVPYRLEKEVLTNVYDLKKDSQPASNRRSASPVVEKHHEERQRQSPAPTKTDRPLSSYSDDSPKESVWDIGKNQSPRESQEIQEPQAPRRNNWIFIDEEQAFGAVRGTGRGRSRGFREFSSRGGRVGENLRGAYNNNSNSSVVQWTGRGRASRDLVNVEEFQRGKPRRRNVSETLSETSEYEELPKRRREKGSENGEGYTESGEVRKADRDSWRSNKVYTDDQAAPDSREKTTASRGFGGRMLPPRLNTTGSYSRGFGGPRDISTWRGRGPQFSSTGGSMQENGYVPGVEATYSPRRPPVEREALKYPPKFTGSFMENGTEEREGEYYFDNDNPDRQMLRRRRPPRQDKPPRFRRLQQPEPGSNQWTSDEYINGDLANPWPGRPKGPGEDNWPGGHYPGGRPSQPGQAEEWETGSENSDFDWREKRGGGGGGAAAPPGHGDVPSDAGHSEPGSGEKRELCKRSFSSQRPLVERQNRKGEPSLLEVSKMGRTPDNPASSSNRSDSWQNGGSSCKSRNPDESGSVYSIEQPEEREPNEPSGKKFDKEVKQGSIRTDITEPLSQYELSSYTIEADSGGPGSNPDGYQDALSKKQRRPQEDDRRRKEQVSAVPVKNRTIVSKIPPRFAKKQGSMSIEQPDEALSSNNLGTEIWETNSSALSVQSSGGDSWTKQVSYTGSEPNSEDSDAGPEQSKEQHKPGPIGNERSLKHRKGSEGVDRLEGGPITPVNGVDLHVEAVLPGPPIEFGVSAKDSDFSLQPGSAPVPMSNPVHKLQDALITNLFVFKQTALNQGIPMLRSNHLQPGMNLNPMSFPSADLTLKMESARKAWENSQSLPEQGSPGGVASGIQPPCSIGSSSGVSYSSFGGVSMPPMPVASVAPSMSMQGSHIPPLYLDAHVFPSQTRLVPPTMTQQQTYQQAAAAQQIPISLHTSLQAQAQLGLRGGLPVSQSQEMFNSIPSFRSQVYMHPNLSQPSPMVLSGGAPLKGPYSAFPGMQPSDMVKTQSGSHYQPMNGSQQLVYDNQMNQGPGMGSSQLMDSQLIQVTMPLPGSQLRYGSAQQHLILPQSIQLQQGQNLSVGGPRRMMPPGSQPTVMTGSREGSQMEMKGYQFAEKPNHSQGMSGPYRPGSASPSGKPSGPGGPVGPLPPHYAQQVPTVQGSMVMHMRPPPTGPFPNPIQRPVMQLNKPVLIRSPPYPNPGRDLSHSTPPSVPEPPIKGPEDGMKNKTMREVRKAVGESKTPPGGMTSKLQEPLPSTGHAKPARSGAIKPQAVKVEEARHNNGP; encoded by the exons ATGTCCGATCGTTTGGGGCAAATAACCAAGTCCAAGGATGGGAAAAGCAAGTATTCCTCACTTAGCCTGTTTGACAAGTACAAGGGAAAATCAACTGAAAATCAGAAAAACACAG TAGTTCCGCGACATGGCTTGCAGAGTCTTGGCAAAGTGGCCGCAGCCCGTCGCATGCCCCCGCCTGCTCACCTGCCGAGCTTGAAGTCTGAAAACAAAGGAAACGATCCCAACGTGATTATTGTGCCGAAAGACGGTACAGGATGGGCGAACAAGCACGAGCAACCCGATCAAAAGAG TTCTATTGCATCAACACCACAGCTGCTGGAGTTGCAGCCACAGCTGGCTTCACAGAAATCTGTCTCCAATCTTCAGAAGCCCTCACTGGTAGCCAATcaagag aacacaaacacaggtGGACCAAAGCAATGGGCCCAGCTAAATGGAAAGGCAGTAGAAAAAGATG GTTTAAGGGTCTTAAACCGACTTCAGCCATTCTCTCACGAGGAATTTCCCACGCTGAAGGCAGCTGGAGAACAGGACAGGGCTGGCAAGGAAAGAAGCGGCTTCGATCTGTCGTATGGGCCCGGACCAAGCCTCCGCCCCCAGA ATGTGACGAGCTGGAGGGAAGGTGGTGGCAGGAACCTTCAGCCCTCGTCCCTGACCCTGGGCTTGCCAGCAGATCCTGAGGGTAAGCTCACTGCCCTGGGTGAGAATGGCACCCCTCCCGCCTCATCTCACCCCCCTTCTGCCACCGGCACAACCTCTTCTAGTGTAGTGACAGTTCAGTCACCAGTCCTTGACCCTAAGGAGCCTTCGCTGAGACCTGCCCAGCCTGTCCGCAGAACAACCATCCCTACTGCTTTGCAGTATCAGCTTAATCACACTTCGAATGCCGTCTACCATGACATGTTGCCTGCATTT ATGTGCTCCAGAGATACACGTGAAGCCCCAGGTACAGACCACGCTCCTGCCACTGTAGCAGCTCCAGCCCGATTTGACAACAAGCCTACTTTTAGACAAGGCTACGCCAAACCTGAGCTTGTCAA CGGTGATGTCAGAAGAGAGAACCGCTTTGTTCGAGCTCCACCTCGACCCTCTTCTCAACCCATCCGCAGGCCTGGTGACAGACCGCATCGTCCAGCCATCATTAATGCAGATGACCTGAAGGATCTGGATGAACTTGACCATGACACTGAGGATGGGTGGGCAG GACTCCATGAGGAAGTGGACTATAGTGAGAAGCTTAAGTTCAGTGATGACGAAGATGACCCCTCCGGTGGAAAAAAAAGGATGTG GACTGaatgggagaaagagagggagagagagcgccaGCGTGACTGCATATCCTCCCTTAGTTCAGGTGAGGTGCCTTACCCTCAGGAGGGCCCGGAGGAGAGCTATTCCTACCAATACCACCACCCCGAGCAGCCCAGGAAGACCAACAGCCGATATCTCTCTACGGACCCCCTG GTCCAGCAGAAAATCCAAGGTGAGCCACTGGCTGACCAAGATGATTACCAGCGCCAGTCTCAGGCTCCAGCAAGGGTAAAGTTCGTGTCACCCGAGCTGCTGGAGGCTGTTGAGAGAGCTCGCAGACGccgggacgaggaggagaggcgtgCCCGTCAGGAACGGCTCGCTGCCTGTGCTGAAAAACTCAAAAAGCTGGATGAGAAGTTTGGGAAGACTGAAAGGCAGACATCGCGAACAGAGGAGTGCCTGATAGAAGGAGATGGCAAAGAGGTGCCACTTTCTCCAGACAGGGAACAGAGTAAAGGCCACAATGAGAACTGGCAGTACAGCACAAaag ATGGAAGTGAGTGTCCCCAAGACCACTCTCCTGGCCATAGTTATCGCGAGGAACCTGCTTTCTCTAACTACCGTGCCAGTGAGGATGATGTCCAGGAGCCCATCTCCCCCTCCGGAGACTACGGTGGACACCATCCCTCCAAACCTATCCCACCCCGCTTTCAAAAGCAGCCACAGCAGCCACAGCAGCCACAGCACCATCAACAACAG GAACAAGTATACAAGATGCAGCACTGGCAGCAGTCGGCTCACCCTGCCCCGTCTGGCTCAAGCCACAGCCAGCGAGGCTACTATCCCCCACATGTCctcgggttcgatccccgctggATGATGATGCCTCCTTTCATGGATCCCCGTATGACCCAAGgacgatctcctgtggactacTACCCCAGTGCTGTCCACTCTTCAG CAGGAATGATGAAACCCATGATGCATCAAGACCACCTGAACAGCCCTGGTTCTGATGAGGGATGCCATTCAAACCTGCACCAAGAGAGGAGAGCCCCTTCCACAGAGCCTTATCCTATGTGGAACCAAGATGGCTACCCCTTACGCAGCTTCACTCCACCTTACCAGAGACCGCATGAAAGCTCAGACAGTGGTCAGCCAGATGACAG AAGCGATATGGCCTGCACCCAACAGGACACCTATGAAGAGAGGACCAATGAGTGCTTGACCCACCCCCGAGATGATATCCCCCATCATGCTTACCAGAGCCGAGGCCCAGACAGAGAGCAACAACACCATGACCAAGGCCTGCTGACCACTGCGCAGAACCACTCGTTGATTCATGCAGAAAGTGATTACCCAAAACAAGACTGTAGAGACAAGAATCAGAAAGACGGCAGTGAAACTCACGATGACACCTCAGATGTCTCAAAGGACAATTGGAAAAGAGATGGAGGCCAGAAACAAGATGGTGGACTCAATGTCCAAAGCCAGTGGTCCGAGCCCACTTCCGGTTCCAGTAGTAATATTAGCCAGCCATCTGAGAGCAGTGGGCGCACCGTGACTCGCAGAACTGGTCCCATCAAGAAACCAGTACTCAAGGCTCTCAAAGTCGAAGATAAAGAGAATGAGAAGCCTAAACCTGAGCCCGAGGAGAAGCCTGTCCCTTACCGCTTGGAGAAAGAAGTCCTTACTAATGTTTACGACTTGAAGAAGGATAGCCAGCCTGCCAGCAACAGGCGTTCAGCATCCCCCGTTGTTGAGAAACATCACGAAGAGAGGCAGCGGCAGTCACCAGCTCCCACCAAAACCGACAGGCCTCTGAGCTCTTATAGCGATGACTCTCCCAAAGAGAGCGTTTGGGACATTGGCAAGAACCAGTCGCCTAGAGAAAGCCAGGAAATTCAGGAGCCTCAAGCGCCACGGCGCAACAACTGGATCTTCATTGATGAAGAACAGGCCTTTGGTGCAGTCAGGGGAACAGGTAGAGGCCGCAGTCGAGGATTTAGGGAGTTTAGCTCAAGAGGTGGCCGAGTTGGGGAGAATCTCAGGGGGGCTTATAACAACAATAGCAACAGCAGTGTTGTTCAGTGGACAGGCAGAGGCAGAGCATCCAGGGACCTTGTCAATGTGGAGGAGTTCCAGAGGGGGAAGCCTCGCAGGCGCAATGTCAGTGAGACCCTAAGTGAAACCTCCGAGTATGAAGAACTGCCCAAGAGGCGCCGCGAGAAGGGATCTGAAAATGGAGAAGGTTACACAGAGTCTGGAGAAGTCCGTAAGGCGGATAGAGACTCTTGGAGATCCAACAAGGTTTACACCGATGACCAGGCagccccagactccagagaaaAGACCACGGCCAGCAGGGGCTTTGGAGGGCGCATgctgcctcccagactgaacACCACTGGAAGTTACAGTCGAGGCTTTGGAGGACCCAGGGACATTTCTACATGGAGGGGCCGTGGGCCCCAGTTTAGTAGCACTGGTGGCTCCATGCAAGAAAATGGTTATGTTCCTGGAGTAGAGGCGACTTACTCCCCCCGCAGACCCCCTGTTGAACGTGAGGCTCTTAAGTACCCACCTAAATTCACTGGCTCCTTCATGGAAAATGGCACAGAGGAGCGTGAAGGAGAATACTACTTTGACAATGACAACCCTGATAGGCAGATGTTACGAAGACGCCGTCCACCCCGTCAAGACAAGCCTCCGCGCTTCCGTCGTCTACAGCAACCTGAGCCTGGCTCAAACCAGTGGACAAGTGACGAGTACATCAATGGAGACTTGGCCAACCCCTGGCCTGGGCGCCCGAAAGGCCCTGGGGAAGACAACTGGCCCGGTGGCCACTACCCTGGTGGACGCCCAAGCCAGCCTGGTCAGGCGGAGGAATGGGAGACTGGATCAGAGAACAGCGACTTTGACTGGAGGGAGAagcgaggtggaggtggaggtggagccgcAGCTCCACCAGGTCATGGTGATGTTCCCTCAGACGCCGGCCATAGCGAGCCCGGCtctggagagaagagggaactTTGCAAGAGAAGCTTCTCCAGCCAGAGACCATTGGTGGAACGGCAGAACAGGAAAGGAGAGCCATCACTGCTAGAAGTGAGCAAGATGGGACGCACGCCTGataaccccgcctcctcctccaacaggagtGACAGTTGGCAGAATGGAGGGTCTTCTTGTAAAAG CCGAAACCCAGATGAGTCGGGCTCCGTCTACAGCATCGAGCAACCAGAGGAGCGGGAGCCCAATGAGCCCTCAGGGAAGAAATTTGATAAGGAAGTGAAACAAGGATCTATCCGGACGGACATAACTGAACCTCTGTCCCAGTATGAGCTCAGCAGCTACACAA TTGAGGCAGACTCAGGGGGACCAGGTTCAAATCCAGATGGATACCAGGATGCCTTGTCCAAAAAGCAAAGACGCCCACAGGAGGATgataggaggaggaaggagcaggtATCTGCT GTTCCAGTGAAGAACAGGACTATTGTATCCAAGATACCACCACGTTTTGCTAAAAAGCAGGGAAGCATGAGCATTGAGCAACCCGATGAGGCGCTGTCTTCCAACAACCTGGGAACCGAGATCTGGGAGACCAACAGCTCCG CTCTTTCAGTGCAGTCCTCAGGGGGAGACTCGTGGACTAAGCAGGTGTCTTACACTGGGAGCGAGCCCAACTCTGAG GACTCTGATGCTGGTCCAGAGCAGAGTAAAGAACAGCACAAGCCAGGGCCCATTGGAAATGAGCGCTCCCTAAAGCACCGCAAGGGATCAGAAGGTGTCGATCGGCTGGAAGGGGGCCCCATAACGCCGGTCAATGGCGTGGACCTCCATGTGGAAGCCGTGCTCCCGGGGCCTCCTATTGAGTTTGGCGTCAGCGCCAAAGACTCTGACTTCAGCCTCCAGCCGGGCTCAGCCCCGGTTCCCATGTCCAATCCGGTACACAAGCTTCAGGATGCACTTATTACCAAC CTGTTTGTCTTTAAACAGACTGCTCTCAACCAGGGTATCCCCATGCTGCGTTCCAACCACCTGCAGCCTGGCATGAACCTCAACCCCATGTCCTTCCCCAGTGCTGACCTCACGCTCAAG ATGGAATCCGCACGCAAAGCGTGGGAGAACTCCCAGTCTCTCCCCGAACAGGGCTCTCCTGGCGGCGTTGCTTCCGGTATTCAGCCCCCGTGCAGCATTGGCTCCTCCAGTGGTGTTAGCTACAGTTCTTTTGGAGGGGTTTCAATGCCTCCAATGCCTGTGGCATCAGTGGCACCTTCCATGTCCATGCAAG GTAGTCATATTCCACCGTTGTATCTGGATGCTCATGTTTTTCCTAGCCAGACCCGCCTCGTACCTCCCACCATGACCCAGCAGCAGACCTACCAACAG GCGGCTGCAGCCCAGCAGATTCCTATCTCTTTGCACACGTCTCTTCAGGCTCAGGCTCAGTTGGGGCTTCGTGGAGGTCTACCCGTCTCTCAGTCCCAAGAGATGTTCAACTCTATTCCCTCCTTCAG GTCCCAGGTGTACATGCACCCCAACCTGTCTCAGCCCAGCCCCATGGTGCTGTCAGGCGGAGCCCCTCTCAAGGGGCCCTACTCTGCTTTCCCTGGCATGCAGCCCTCAGACATGGTCAAGACACAGTCAGGCTCCCACTATCAGCCGATGAATGGCAGCCAGCAGCTCGTCTATGACAACCAGATGAACCAAGGGCCTGGTATGGGTTCCTCCCAGCTAATGGACTCTCAGCTCATCCAG GTGACCATGCCCCTACCTGGCTCTCAGCTGCGCTATGGCTCGGCTCAGCAGCATCTCATCCTCCCCCAGTCGATCCAGCTGCAGCAGGGGCAGAACCTGTCTGTTGGTGGCCCTCGCCGAATGATGCCGCCTGGTTCCCAGCCTACGGTCATGACTGGCAGCCGAGAG GGCTCACAGATGGAAATGAAAGGCTATCAGTTTGCTGAGAAGCCCAATCATTCCCAAGGCATGTCTGGACCCTACAG GCCTGGCTCTGCCAGCCCCAGTGGGAAGCCCTCTGGTCCTGGGGGGCCTGTTGGCCCATTGCCTCCACACTATGCTCAGcag GTCCCAACTGTCCAGGGCAGCATGGTGATGCACATGCGCCCACCCCCCACTGGCCCTTTCCCCAACCCCATTCAGAGACCAGTCATGCAGCTCAACAAGCCTGTCCTCATCCGCTCCCCCCCTTACCCTAATCCTGGCCGTGACCTTTCCCACTCCACCCCTCCCTCGGTCCCCGAGCCCCCTATTAAAGGGCCAGAGGATGGCATGAAG AATAAAACCATGCGAGAAGTGCGCAAGGCGGTGGGTGAGAGCAAGACACCACCTGGGGGCATGACCAGCAAACTCCAGgagcccctcccctccaccgGGCACGCCAAACCAGCACGCTCTGGAGCCATCAAACCCCAGGCGGTCAAAGTAGAGGAGGCAAGGCATAACAATGGACCTTAA